Proteins found in one Quercus robur chromosome 2, dhQueRobu3.1, whole genome shotgun sequence genomic segment:
- the LOC126701885 gene encoding F-box protein At3g07870-like, which produces MEGGRNYDSLPGDITLRIFSLLPLYLVLRLRLVCKAWYALITEFAVEYLKRSKETSLGILCCNSRCISSGVFSLYISSLQIRGGIKTLMTKTLSISPRFTFNGSINGLICLDEAKNNIHVFNPTTGEFVTLPPCHFSSYIIGFGYYYITGFGYCPLTKQYKVVKIFQDFFKFATPVKAAVITVGAPSNSWRIIESSPLYKFTFTCDGGAIYLNGTLFWLSYTEEIMPAITAFDVSDETFRIIRLPSKVFSCNQNRLAKQEGRLCLVKFDREKEYFEIYIMLEDFQWISQCRVSMKDFEPHCANHYFSGYVFLCLKKGKITLWSTWMKRLIFYDIKSRAIETIQVGDANEEMIASPELLTCPYEESLTPICSY; this is translated from the coding sequence ATGGAAGGAGGCAGGAATTATGATTCTCTCCCTGGAGATATCACTCTACGGATATTCTCACTGCTTCCACTGTATCTTGTCCTCAGATTAAGGTTGGTTTGCAAGGCCTGGTATGCACTAATCACTGAATTTGCGGTCGAATACTTGAAACGCTCAAAGGAAACCTCTCTTGGGATCCTTTGCTGTAACTCTCGTTGTATTTCTTCCGGTGTGTTTTCCCTTTACATATCTTCTTTACAAATAAGAGGTGGCATTAAGACTTTGATGACAAAAACCTTATCTATCTCTCCCCGATTCACATTCAATGGTTCTATAAACGGTTTGATTTGCTTGGACGAAGCCAAAAACAATATTCATGTATTTAATCCCACCACCGGAGAGTTTGTTACTCTTCCACCTTGTCATTTCAGTTCTTATATAATTgggtttggatattattatATAACTGGGTTTGGATATTGTCCTCTGACAAAGCAATATAAAGtggtcaaaatttttcaagatttttttaaattcgcTACTCCAGTCAAGGCTGCAGTAATAACCGTGGGTGCTCCTTCTAATTCATGGAGAATCATTGAAAGTAGTCCACTATACAAATTTACATTTACATGTGATGGGGGAGCAATCTATTTGAATGGTACTCTATTCTGGTTGAGTTATACTGAAGAAATTATGCCAGCCATTACAGCATTTGATGTTAGTGATGAAACATTCCGAATTATCCGTCTACCTTCAAAAGTTTTTAGTTGCAATCAGAATCGCTTGGCAAAACAGGAAGGAAGGTTGTGTTTAGTTAAATTCGACCGCGAGAAGGAATATTTTGAGATATACATCATGCTAGAGGATTTTCAATGGATATCTCAATGTAGAGTCTCTATGAAAGATTTTGAACCACATTGTGCAAACCACTATTTTAGTGGTTATGTATTCTTATGTCTCAAGAAAGGGAAAATAACACTATGGTCAACATGGATGAAAAGATTGATTTTTTATGATATCAAAAGTAGAGCCATTGAAACTATTCAAGTTGGTGACGCTAACGAAGAAATGATTGCAAGTCCTGAACTATTAACTTGTCCTTATGAGGAAAGTTTGACCCCTATTTGTAGTTACTAA
- the LOC126714469 gene encoding uncharacterized protein LOC126714469, protein MAALMYQIFSSSALVSLGLYHLISTTRNYLKSPQPSYFAKPFHPFPHNRLRHLQLYLLILCLIIAFAHQLLLSAESDPLVKGHTPVHRFTSLQSAAVLFLFLLLSVSLLLSDSPTSLLPLPPDLFFALGSAVFFLQYSVSSTAATVQTSDLQANCDTISARISALISLLCLILACQPRLFVADVGLGAAFCLQGLWVLQTGLSLYVEAFIPEGCHGLLDVVSGVEGSTKCELEDSRLRAVAILDLVFLVHVMFVVLIAMVTYAVVAKTVGIRRLGSYEALPTAAVDNNHIQIQMKAMTGTQA, encoded by the coding sequence atggcaGCCCTAATGTACCAAATATTCTCATCATCGGCGTTGGTATCATTAGGGCTATACCATCTGATCAGCACCACGAGAAACTACCTCAAATCTCCACAACCGTCCTACTTTGCCAAACCCTTCCACCCTTTCCCACACAATCGCCTCAGACACCTTCAACTCTACCTCCTCATCCTCTGCCTCATCATCGCTTTCGCTCACCAACTCCTCCTATCTGCCGAATCCGACCCACTCGTCAAAGGCCACACCCCCGTCCACCGCTTCACTTCCCTCCAATCCGCCGCcgtcctcttcctcttcctcctcctctccGTCTCCCTCCTCCTCTCCGACTCCCCTACCTCCCTCCTCCCTCTCCCTCCCGATCTCTTCTTCGCACTCGGCTCCGCCGTCTTCTTCTTGCAATACTCCGTCTCCTCCACCGCCGCCACCGTCCAGACCTCCGATCTCCAGGCCAACTGCGACACCATCTCCGCGCGAATCTCCGCTCTCATCTCTCTCCTCTGTCTAATCCTCGCCTGCCAGCCCAGGCTCTTTGTTGCCGATGTGGGACTCGGGGCTGCTTTCTGCTTGCAAGGCCTTTGGGTTTTGCAAACTGGGTTGTCTCTCTACGTCGAGGCTTTTATCCCTGAAGGGTGTCATGGTTTGCTTGATGTGGTGAGTGGCGTAGAAGGGTCGACTAAGTGCGAGCTCGAGGACTCGAGGTTGCGAGCTGTGGCTATTCTGGATCTGGTGTTTCTGGTTCATGTGATGTTTGTCGTGTTGATTGCGATGGTTACTTACGCCGTTGTTGCGAAAACCGTCGGGATTCGGAGATTGGGGTCTTATGAGGCCTTGCCTACTGCTGCTGTTGATAACAATCATATTCAGATTCAGATGAAAGCTATGACTGGCACCCAGGCTTga
- the LOC126714470 gene encoding syntaxin-22-like codes for MSFQDFQKPSSSVGGRSQPQSPSQAVAAAIFQINTAVSAFRRLVDAIGTAKDTPLHRQKLHTTRQRILQLVKDTSAKIKTLSDSDHDISVNPSKKIEDAKLVRDFQTTLQEFQKAQQLASERESTYSPSAPPPSKTSDSDEYSAPSVDQENRPFLYDQKRQEVVLLDNEISFNEAMIDEREQGIKDIEEQIGQANEIFKDLAVLVHEQGVVIDDVHSNIESSSAATTQGRVQLAKASKSSKSKSSWCWWVLVIVVIAMIIFLLVLII; via the exons ATGAGTTTCCAGGATTTCCAGAAGCCATCGTCCTCAGTGGGCGGTCGATCGCAGCCGCAAAGCCCATCGCAGGCTGTGGCTGCCGCCATTTTCCAGATCAACACAGCCGTCTCCGCTTTCCGCCGACTCGTCGACGCCATCGGAACCGCCAAGGACACTCCTCTTCACCGTCAGAAGCT gcACACCACAAGGCAACGGATACTACAATTAGTCAAAGACACTTCTGCTAAGATCAAAACCTTGAGCGATTCCGACCACGATATCTCTGTCAAT CCTAGTAAGAAAATAGAAGATGCAAAGCTTGTCAGAGATTTCCAAACTACATTGCAAGAGTTCCAGAAAGCTCAGCAGCTTGCCTCTGAGCGCGAGTCCACTTACTCTCCTTCTGCTCCTCCTCCATCGAAAAC CTCCGACTCTGATGAATATTCGGCACCCAGTGTGGATCAGGAAAACAGGCCTTTTCTATATGATCAGAAGCG GCAGGAGGTAGTTCTGTTGGATAATGAAATTTCCTTCAATGAGGCTATGATTGATGAAAGGGAACAGGGTATTAAGGACATAGAAGAGCAAATTGGACAAGCAAATGAAATATTCAAGGACCTTGCTGTTCTTGTTCATGAGCAGGGTGTCGTTATTG ACGACGTTCACTCAAACATTGAGTCTTCTTCTGCTGCTACAACTCAAGGTCGAGTTCAGCTAGCTAAGGCTTCCAAAAGTTCAAAATCCAAGTCCTCATGG TGTTGGTGGGTGCTTGTGATAGTTGTGATAGCAATGATCATCTTTCTCCTTGTCCTTATCATTTAG